The Pseudomonas sp. IAC-BECa141 genome contains the following window.
TCGCGAAGGCGTTCACTCAAACAACAGAAATCAATGGTCCCGAAATTCTTTATGGCAGGCACTGCAGGCATCTTCGACTTTCTGCACGGCCGGCCCCAGGTTACTGGCCTTGTAGGGTTGAACCTTGCTGGCGATCACCAGTTCACCGGTAGCCGCTTCAAGGGTGCGGGCCATTTCCTGGAAGCGGGCCTGTTTTTGCCAGACATCGTCCTTGGCGCTGGTGTGATCTTCCTCGCGCACCTGCGGGAAATGTTTCCACGGTTCATGGGACAACGCATCGAGCTTGACCGCACCTTCCGCAAATTTCGGCCCGTCGAAAGCAATGCGCCCGCGCAGCATGCCACCCAGGTCTTCGCTGGTCTTGAGCATCTGTTTGAAGATCGCCTTGCGCTGACCCAGCGGGGAATTCGGGTCGACACCGCCACAGGCGGACAGGGTCAGGCAGGCCAGCAATACAACAGAAATTCTTTTAAGAGTCATGGTGGCTTCAGATCACGGAAATCGGCGGCCAGTATCCTCGGGTCACCGCCAAACACCAATAGCCCTATTAACAATAAGGGTTGCTTGAGCGCATGGAGCACTTCTGCAACCGGCACAGGAAATTCTCCATGAACAGCCGTTTCAAGGCCTGGCGTCATCCGCTTATCGCTATCCTCCCGCTCTTGGCGGTCCTCGCCGGCTGCACCGGTG
Protein-coding sequences here:
- a CDS encoding c-type cytochrome yields the protein MTLKRISVVLLACLTLSACGGVDPNSPLGQRKAIFKQMLKTSEDLGGMLRGRIAFDGPKFAEGAVKLDALSHEPWKHFPQVREEDHTSAKDDVWQKQARFQEMARTLEAATGELVIASKVQPYKASNLGPAVQKVEDACSACHKEFRDH